One genomic region from Entelurus aequoreus isolate RoL-2023_Sb linkage group LG14, RoL_Eaeq_v1.1, whole genome shotgun sequence encodes:
- the LOC133664460 gene encoding ribosyldihydronicotinamide dehydrogenase [quinone]-like: MASKVLIVYAHQSPGSFNCAAKDVAEKALTAQDCTVQVSDLYAMKFKATATAEDINGVVKNPEHFCYAEETKVAWQEGKLSDDLVEEQRKLTEADLVIFQFPMYWFSLPAILKGWMDRVLTLGYAYSDDKRYSQGLFKTKKVVLSFTTGSHESMFSADGINGDMNVTLWPLQNGILHYCGFQVLAPQIFWAPSRVSQEERTAMLEAWRARLQGLWDEAPLAFTPMDCFDGEKGFQLKPEVQEKHACQEFGLTVGTHLGKRVPPNQMRAGV; the protein is encoded by the exons ATGG CATCAAAGGTGCTCATCGTGTACGCCCACCAGAGCCCTGGCTCCTTCAATTGTGCGGCCAAAGATGTCGCCGAGAAGGCTTTGACCGCTCAGGACTGCACGGTGCAAGTGTCTGATCTTTATGCCATGAAGTTTAAAGCCACTGCAACAGCTGAGGACATCAATG GTGTGGTCAAGAATCCTGAGCACTTCTGTTATGCTGAGGAAACCAAAGTGGCGTGGCAGGAAGGAAAACTGTCGGATGACCTCGTAGAGGAGCAACGTAAACTCACCGAGGCTGATCTCGTCATCTTTCAG TTCCCCATGTACTGGTTCAGCCTTCCTGCTATCCTGAAGGGCTGGATGGACCGTGTGCTCACGCTTGGATACGCCTACTCTGATGACAAGCGATACAGCCAGGGACTCTTCAAG ACCAAGAAGGTTGTGCTGTCTTTCACCACTGGCTCCCATGAGTCCATGTTCAGTGCTGATGGCATCAATGGAGACATGAACGTCACCCTCTGGCCACTTCAG AATGGCATCCTGCACTACTGTGGCTTCCAAGTGCTGGCACCTCAGATCTTCTGGGCTCCGTCTCGTGTCTCCCAGGAGGAGCGCACCGCCATGCTGGAGGCGTGGCGTGCACGACTTCAAGGTCTCTGGGATGAGGCCCCGCTAGCCTTCACTCCCATGGACTGTTTTGATGGTGAAAAGGGCTTCCAGCTGAAGCCTGAGGTCCAGGAGAAACATGCATGCCAGGAGTTTGGCCTCACTGTAGGAACCCACCTGGGGAAACGTGTGCCACCCAACCAGATGAGGGCTGGAGTTTGA
- the LOC133665275 gene encoding ribosyldihydronicotinamide dehydrogenase [quinone]-like has protein sequence MASKVLIVYAHQSPGSFNCAAKDVAEKALTAQDCTVQVSDLYAMKFKATATAEDINGEVKNPEHFCYAEETKVAWEEGKLSDDLVEEQRKLTEADLVIFQFPMYWFSLPAILKGWMDRVLTLGYAYSDDKRYSQGLFKTKKVVLSFTTGSHESMFSADGINGDMNVTLWPLQNGILHYCGFQVLAPQIFWAPSRVSQEERTAMLEAWRARLQGLRDEAPLAFTPMDCFDGDKGFQLKPEVQEKHACQEFGLTVGTHLGKRVPPNQMRAGV, from the exons ATGG CATCAAAGGTGCTCATCGTGTACGCCCACCAGAGCCCTGGCTCCTTCAATTGTGCGGCCAAAGATGTCGCCGAGAAGGCTTTGACCGCTCAGGACTGCACGGTGCAAGTGTCTGATCTTTATGCCATGAAGTTTAAAGCCACTGCAACAGCTGAGGACATCAATG GTGAGGTCAAGAATCCTGAGCACTTCTGTTATGCTGAGGAGACCAAAGTGGCGTGGGAGGAAGGAAAACTGTCGGATGACCTCGTAGAGGAGCAGCGTAAACTCACCGAGGCTGATCTAGTCATCTTTCAG TTCCCCATGTACTGGTTCAGCCTTCCTGCTATCCTGAAGGGCTGGATGGACCGTGTGCTCACGCTTGGATACGCCTACTCTGATGACAAGCGATACAGCCAGGGACTCTTCAAG ACCAAGAAGGTTGTGCTGTCTTTCACCACTGGCTCCCATGAGTCCATGTTCAGTGCTGATGGCATCAATGGAGACATGAACGTCACCCTCTGGCCACTTCAG AATGGCATCCTGCACTACTGCGGGTTCCAAGTGCTGGCACCTCAGATCTTCTGGGCTCCATCTCGCGTCTCCCAGGAGGAGCGCACCGCCATGCTGGAGGCGTGGCGTGCACGACTTCAAGGTCTCCGGGATGAGGCCCCGCTAGCCTTCACTCCCATGGACTGTTTTGATGGTGACAAGGGCTTCCAGCTGAAGCCTGAGGTCCAGGAGAAACATGCATGCCAGGAGTTTGGCCTCACTGTAGGAACCCACCTGGGGAAACGTGTGCCACCCAACCAGATGAGGGCTGGAGTTTGA
- the LOC133664455 gene encoding ribosyldihydronicotinamide dehydrogenase [quinone]-like yields the protein MRLFGIKLPPSLFLNSPQPQHRCVLCVLTSEMASKVLIVYAHQSPGSFNCAAKDVAEKALTAQDCTVQVSDLYAMKFKATATAEDINGEVKNPEHFCYAEETKVAWEEGKLSADIVEEQRKLTEADLVIFQFPMYWFSLPAILKGWMDRVLTLGYAYSDDKRYSQGLFRTKKVVLSFTTGSHESMFSADGINGDINVTLWPLQNGILHYCGFQVLAPQIFWAPSRVSQEERTAMLEAWRARLQGLRDEAPLAFTPMDCFDGDKGFQLKPEVQEKHACQEFGLTVGTHLGKRVPPNQMRAGV from the exons ATGAGGCTGTTTGGTATAAAGTTACCTCCCAGTTTGTTCCTCAACTCACCTCAGCCCCAACATCGTTGTGTACTTTGTGTGCTGACTTCAGAAATGG CATCAAAGGTGCTCATCGTGTACGCCCACCAGAGCCCTGGCTCCTTCAATTGTGCGGCCAAAGATGTCGCCGAGAAGGCTTTGACCGCTCAGGACTGCACGGTGCAAGTGTCTGATCTTTATGCCATGAAGTTTAAAGCCACTGCAACCGCTGAGGACATCAATG GCGAGGTCAAGAATCCTGAGCACTTCTGTTATGCTGAGGAAACCAAAGTGGCGTGGGAGGAAGGAAAACTGTCGGCCGACATCGTAGAGGAGCAACGTAAACTCACCGAGGCTGATCTCGTCATCTTTCAG TTCCCCATGTACTGGTTCAGCCTTCCTGCTATCCTGAAGGGCTGGATGGACCGTGTGCTCACGCTTGGATACGCCTACTCTGATGACAAGCGATACAGCCAGGGACTCTTCAGG ACCAAGAAGGTTGTGCTGTCTTTCACCACTGGCTCCCATGAGTCCATGTTCAGTGCTGATGGCATCAATGGAGACATTAATGTCACCCTCTGGCCACTTCAG AATGGCATCCTGCACTACTGTGGCTTCCAAGTGCTGGCACCTCAGATCTTCTGGGCTCCGTCTCGCGTCTCCCAGGAGGAGCGCACCGCCATGCTGGAGGCGTGGCGTGCACGACTTCAAGGTCTCCGGGATGAGGCCCCGCTAGCCTTCACTCCCATGGACTGTTTTGATGGTGACAAGGGCTTCCAGCTGAAGCCTGAGGTCCAGGAGAAACATGCATGCCAGGAGTTTGGCCTCACTGTAGGAACCCACCTGGGGAAACGTGTGCCACCCAACCAGATGAGGGCTGGAGTTTGA